In the genome of bacterium, the window TAGCAACGCATTTTTTATAAAAATGCGAGCTATTTTTAATCATTATAAGATCATTTTTTATAATGATTTACGATGCTTTTTGCCTTTTCGAGGACGCTTTGGCGCAATTCGTCCGGGGCCAAAACGGTCACTGCATCACCCCATCCCAAAATCCACGCTATAAATTCATTGGACAGTTTGACTTTGAGCCGAATTTCAAACCCGTTATCGCTTTGTTTCATCGCCTGCTCTTCAATCCAAAATTTTTCGGCCATGTATTGGCCTAGATCATCTTTGAAACGCAGATGCACGTCGGTCAGTTTACCGCCGGTAAAAGATCCCCAGGAATGGCGAAACAGTTCGTTGAGCGTTGGGACATTTTTGATGGAGGATGCCTGCCGCGAAAAACGAAAGTTCTGAATGCGCTCGATGGTAAACATTTTAGCCGTGTCTTGGTGTATCGCGATCAGGTAATGCGTTTTTCCGGCATTGTAAAACGTAACCGGAGTGACGGTACGCCACTGATAACGGTTGGTTTTAGCTGAACGGTATTCGATCTCGATGACATGCTTTTGGCGTATCGCGCGGATCGTTTCAACGAAGAAACTCAACGTTTTGTTTTGAAATCGCTCCAAAACGAGCGGAAGATTTTTGATCGTTTCATTATTCCCGAAGGCGAAATATGTCGTGATGAGCGTATTGATCTGCAAAAGAGATAGTTCGATGCGAAACGCGCGTTTGCGGGAATTGACGGTGATGCCC includes:
- a CDS encoding WYL domain-containing transcriptional regulator, encoding MINSIDDLQRQIEIAALIYEFPDKYSEIDLAEKFHTSESSIHRDMRALRAMGITVNSRKRAFRIELSLLQINTLITTYFAFGNNETIKNLPLVLERFQNKTLSFFVETIRAIRQKHVIEIEYRSAKTNRYQWRTVTPVTFYNAGKTHYLIAIHQDTAKMFTIERIQNFRFSRQASSIKNVPTLNELFRHSWGSFTGGKLTDVHLRFKDDLGQYMAEKFWIEEQAMKQSDNGFEIRLKVKLSNEFIAWILGWGDAVTVLAPDELRQSVLEKAKSIVNHYKK